A single genomic interval of Falco naumanni isolate bFalNau1 chromosome 11, bFalNau1.pat, whole genome shotgun sequence harbors:
- the OLFML2B gene encoding olfactomedin-like protein 2B isoform X2 — MARPLPLLLCLAALGAGCRAGSPPGGTAGPPPQPLQDEADNQENILSQLLGDYDKVKAVSEGSDCRCKCLVRPLGRGACQRINEGAYKAEDFYTVETITSGPSCKCACVAPPSALNPCEGDFRLKKLREAESSDLKLSSIVEMLESAFYGLDLLKLHSVTTKLVGRVEKLEEGISRNFMQEGHRAGANVDEHLQDPHRRDRENCSSLITNSLADIESSLQRDAEAAYTHTEGKYEEKFLKDETISQQINSVESLAELHLSPEDDKPKQLLQRKLHVRSRPPSKPTIIRGVTYYKAQSTESENDIEEQPDELFSGDNTVDLLIEDQLLRPSSRAGEGVRKPSPVGWPPSPGSDPTTPPAADTAATATVPLSPATSLGPTPDPTAVSRLTPTPETTTATVGLAEEGTPQLLATLASTVVATATVSLSAATTAVPTTAVPTTAVPSPAIPTTAGTLRDMGTSPAPESSSGAWGQASTPAMPVSPSIPATPKQALDEEDIRNIIGRCKDTLSTISGPTTQNTYGRNEGAWMKDPLAREERIYVTNYYYGNTLVEFRNLDNFKQGRWSNSYKLPYSWIGTGHVVYNGSFYYNRAFTRNIIKYDLKQRYVAAWAMLHDVAYEESTPWRWRGHSDVDFAVDENGLWVIYPAISYEGFNQEVIVLSKLNAADLSTQKETTWRTGLRKNFYGNCFVICGVLYAVDSYNKRNANISYAFDTHTNTQIIPRLLFENEYAYTTQIDYNPKDRLLYAWDNGHQVTYHVIFAY; from the exons ATGGCTCGgccgctgccgctgctgctgtgcctggccgCGCTGGGCGCCGGCTGCCGGGCGGGGTCCCCCCCCGGCGGCacggccgggccccccccccagccgctgCAGGACGAGGCGGACAACCAGGAGAACATCCTCTCGCAG TTGTTAGGTGACTACGACAAGGTGAAGGCGGTGTCCGAAGGCTCCGACTGTCGGTGCAAATGCCTGGTCAGACCCCTGGGCCGCGGTGCCTGCCAAAGGATTAACGAGGGCGCTTACAAAGCGGAGGATTTTTACACGGTGGAAACCATCACGTCAGGACCCAGCTGCAAGTGTGCGTGTGTGGCCCCCCCCTCAGCGCTCAACCCTTGCGAGGGGGACTTCAGGCTGAAGAAGCTGCGGGAGGCAGAGAGCAGCGACCTGAAG CTGTCTTCCATCGTTGAGATGCTGGAAAGTGCCTTTTATGGCTTAGACCTTCTGAAGCTGCACTCGGTCACAACCAAGCTGGTGGGTCGGGTGGAGAAGCTGGAGGAG GGCATATCCAGGAACTTCATGCAGGAAGGCCACCGGGCAGGAGCCAACGTGGACGAGCATCTGCAGGATCCCCACCGCAGGGACAGGGAGAACTGCTCCAGCCTCATCACCAACAGCCTTGCTGACATCGAGAGCTCGCTGCAGCGGGATGCCGAGGCTGCCTACACGCACACAGAG ggaaaatatgaagaaaaattccTGAAAGATGAAACCATCTCCCAGCAGATCAACTCTGTTGAGTCCCTTGCAGAGCTGCACCTCTCTCCGGAAGACGACAAACCCAAGCAGCTCTTGCAGAGGAAACTGCACGTGAGGAGCCGGCCTCCTTCCAAGCCCACCATCATCCGAGGGGTCACCTACTACAAAGCCCAGTCCACGGAGTCAGAGAATGACATCGAGGAGCAAC CGGATGAGCTGTTCAGCGGGGACAACACCGTGGACCTGCTGATCGAGGACCAGCTCCTGAGGCCCAGCAGCAGGGCGGGTGAGGGCGTGAGGAAGCCCTCCCCGGTGGGATGGCCACCCAGCCCCGGCAGCGACCCCACCACCCCGCCAGCCGCCGACACTGCTGCAACGGCCACGGTgcccctgtcccctgccacGTCCCTGGGGCCCACGCCAGACCCCACTGCTGTCAGCAGGTTGACCCCCACCCCGGAGACCACAACTGCCAcggtggggctggcagaggaggggaCCCCGCAGCTACTGGCAACCTTGGCCAGCACAGTGGTGGCCACAGCCACGGTGAGCCTGTCTGCAGCCACCACCGCTGTCCCCACCACCGCTGTCCCCACCAccgctgtccccagccctgccattCCCACCACTGCTGGGACCCtgagggacatggggacaagCCCTGCCCCAGAGAGCAGCTCAGGAGCCTGGGGACAGGCGAGCACCCCTGCGATGCCAGTGAGCCCCAGCATCCCCGCCACCCCGAAGCAGGCCCTGGACGAGGAGGACATCAGGAACATCATCG GTCGCTGCAAGGACACCCTGTCCACCATCTCGGGGCCCACCACCCAGAACACCTATGGGCGCAATGAGGGGGCCTGGATGAAGGACCCCCTGGCCCGGGAGGAGCGGATCTATGTCACCAACTACTACTATGGGAACACGCTGGTGGAGTTTAGGAACCTTGACAACTTCAAGCAAG GTCGCTGGAGCAACTCCTACAAGCTCCCGTACAGCTGGATTGGGACAGGGCACGTTGTCTACAACGGCTCCTTCTACTACAACCGGGCCTTCACGCGCAACATCATCAAATATGACCTGAAGCAGCGGTATGTGGCCGCCTGGGCCATGCTGCACGACGTGGCCTACGAGGAGTCCACCCCATGGCGGTGGCGAGGCCACTCGGATGTGGACTTTGCCGTGGATGAGAATGGCCTGTGGGTCATCTATCCGGCCATCAGCTATGAGGGCTTCAACCAGGAGGTGATTGTGCTGAGCAAGCTGAATGCAGCCGACCTCAGCACCCAGAAGGAGACCACGTGGCGGACAGGGCTGCGGAAGAACTTCTACGGGAACTGCTTTGTCATCTGTGGGGTCCTGTACGCGGTTGACAGCTACAACAAGAGGAACGCCAACATCTCCTACGCCTTTGACACACACACCAACACACAGATCATCCCCCGGCTGCTCTTTGAGAACGAGTACGCCTACACCACGCAGATAGACTATAATCCCAAGGACCGCCTGCTCTACGCCTGGGACAATGGGCACCAAGTCACCTACCATGTCATCTTTGCCTACTGA
- the OLFML2B gene encoding olfactomedin-like protein 2B isoform X1: protein MARPLPLLLCLAALGAGCRAGSPPGGTAGPPPQPLQDEADNQENILSQLLGDYDKVKAVSEGSDCRCKCLVRPLGRGACQRINEGAYKAEDFYTVETITSGPSCKCACVAPPSALNPCEGDFRLKKLREAESSDLKLSSIVEMLESAFYGLDLLKLHSVTTKLVGRVEKLEEGISRNFMQEGHRAGANVDEHLQDPHRRDRENCSSLITNSLADIESSLQRDAEAAYTHTEGKYEEKFLKDETISQQINSVESLAELHLSPEDDKPKQLLQRKLHVRSRPPSKPTIIRGVTYYKAQSTESENDIEEQRESADELFSGDNTVDLLIEDQLLRPSSRAGEGVRKPSPVGWPPSPGSDPTTPPAADTAATATVPLSPATSLGPTPDPTAVSRLTPTPETTTATVGLAEEGTPQLLATLASTVVATATVSLSAATTAVPTTAVPTTAVPSPAIPTTAGTLRDMGTSPAPESSSGAWGQASTPAMPVSPSIPATPKQALDEEDIRNIIGRCKDTLSTISGPTTQNTYGRNEGAWMKDPLAREERIYVTNYYYGNTLVEFRNLDNFKQGRWSNSYKLPYSWIGTGHVVYNGSFYYNRAFTRNIIKYDLKQRYVAAWAMLHDVAYEESTPWRWRGHSDVDFAVDENGLWVIYPAISYEGFNQEVIVLSKLNAADLSTQKETTWRTGLRKNFYGNCFVICGVLYAVDSYNKRNANISYAFDTHTNTQIIPRLLFENEYAYTTQIDYNPKDRLLYAWDNGHQVTYHVIFAY, encoded by the exons ATGGCTCGgccgctgccgctgctgctgtgcctggccgCGCTGGGCGCCGGCTGCCGGGCGGGGTCCCCCCCCGGCGGCacggccgggccccccccccagccgctgCAGGACGAGGCGGACAACCAGGAGAACATCCTCTCGCAG TTGTTAGGTGACTACGACAAGGTGAAGGCGGTGTCCGAAGGCTCCGACTGTCGGTGCAAATGCCTGGTCAGACCCCTGGGCCGCGGTGCCTGCCAAAGGATTAACGAGGGCGCTTACAAAGCGGAGGATTTTTACACGGTGGAAACCATCACGTCAGGACCCAGCTGCAAGTGTGCGTGTGTGGCCCCCCCCTCAGCGCTCAACCCTTGCGAGGGGGACTTCAGGCTGAAGAAGCTGCGGGAGGCAGAGAGCAGCGACCTGAAG CTGTCTTCCATCGTTGAGATGCTGGAAAGTGCCTTTTATGGCTTAGACCTTCTGAAGCTGCACTCGGTCACAACCAAGCTGGTGGGTCGGGTGGAGAAGCTGGAGGAG GGCATATCCAGGAACTTCATGCAGGAAGGCCACCGGGCAGGAGCCAACGTGGACGAGCATCTGCAGGATCCCCACCGCAGGGACAGGGAGAACTGCTCCAGCCTCATCACCAACAGCCTTGCTGACATCGAGAGCTCGCTGCAGCGGGATGCCGAGGCTGCCTACACGCACACAGAG ggaaaatatgaagaaaaattccTGAAAGATGAAACCATCTCCCAGCAGATCAACTCTGTTGAGTCCCTTGCAGAGCTGCACCTCTCTCCGGAAGACGACAAACCCAAGCAGCTCTTGCAGAGGAAACTGCACGTGAGGAGCCGGCCTCCTTCCAAGCCCACCATCATCCGAGGGGTCACCTACTACAAAGCCCAGTCCACGGAGTCAGAGAATGACATCGAGGAGCAACGTGAGTCAG CGGATGAGCTGTTCAGCGGGGACAACACCGTGGACCTGCTGATCGAGGACCAGCTCCTGAGGCCCAGCAGCAGGGCGGGTGAGGGCGTGAGGAAGCCCTCCCCGGTGGGATGGCCACCCAGCCCCGGCAGCGACCCCACCACCCCGCCAGCCGCCGACACTGCTGCAACGGCCACGGTgcccctgtcccctgccacGTCCCTGGGGCCCACGCCAGACCCCACTGCTGTCAGCAGGTTGACCCCCACCCCGGAGACCACAACTGCCAcggtggggctggcagaggaggggaCCCCGCAGCTACTGGCAACCTTGGCCAGCACAGTGGTGGCCACAGCCACGGTGAGCCTGTCTGCAGCCACCACCGCTGTCCCCACCACCGCTGTCCCCACCAccgctgtccccagccctgccattCCCACCACTGCTGGGACCCtgagggacatggggacaagCCCTGCCCCAGAGAGCAGCTCAGGAGCCTGGGGACAGGCGAGCACCCCTGCGATGCCAGTGAGCCCCAGCATCCCCGCCACCCCGAAGCAGGCCCTGGACGAGGAGGACATCAGGAACATCATCG GTCGCTGCAAGGACACCCTGTCCACCATCTCGGGGCCCACCACCCAGAACACCTATGGGCGCAATGAGGGGGCCTGGATGAAGGACCCCCTGGCCCGGGAGGAGCGGATCTATGTCACCAACTACTACTATGGGAACACGCTGGTGGAGTTTAGGAACCTTGACAACTTCAAGCAAG GTCGCTGGAGCAACTCCTACAAGCTCCCGTACAGCTGGATTGGGACAGGGCACGTTGTCTACAACGGCTCCTTCTACTACAACCGGGCCTTCACGCGCAACATCATCAAATATGACCTGAAGCAGCGGTATGTGGCCGCCTGGGCCATGCTGCACGACGTGGCCTACGAGGAGTCCACCCCATGGCGGTGGCGAGGCCACTCGGATGTGGACTTTGCCGTGGATGAGAATGGCCTGTGGGTCATCTATCCGGCCATCAGCTATGAGGGCTTCAACCAGGAGGTGATTGTGCTGAGCAAGCTGAATGCAGCCGACCTCAGCACCCAGAAGGAGACCACGTGGCGGACAGGGCTGCGGAAGAACTTCTACGGGAACTGCTTTGTCATCTGTGGGGTCCTGTACGCGGTTGACAGCTACAACAAGAGGAACGCCAACATCTCCTACGCCTTTGACACACACACCAACACACAGATCATCCCCCGGCTGCTCTTTGAGAACGAGTACGCCTACACCACGCAGATAGACTATAATCCCAAGGACCGCCTGCTCTACGCCTGGGACAATGGGCACCAAGTCACCTACCATGTCATCTTTGCCTACTGA